In Carya illinoinensis cultivar Pawnee chromosome 7, C.illinoinensisPawnee_v1, whole genome shotgun sequence, the following are encoded in one genomic region:
- the LOC122317481 gene encoding pentatricopeptide repeat-containing protein At3g09060-like isoform X1, translating to MIRPISLGRIPLRSLTQTLTSSLCSSPPQPPFPSTPQALSSPSFRILISRYSYSSKQNKEEANDIVSLFNRDGITPPKLFVVQPRLRPDTFLQAKLNEAVCLANSLEEQRDGYFDIDFFEKALPSHVVVQNPAAKAHMARADTYFGPGTVETIKCSLYGAESKGEVDAVFVNTILSGVQQRNLERAWDKPVLDRVGLIIEIFNGHSFTKEAKLQAELTTLTYKKTSLVHVHGLDGRCTFGATEEAEVVSARGNHFFAEWSNIAGEEVGGVALLVVQEKQNFSFRDEGSLHNTNASTIYCFLIDLYNSENPHCLFATVDPRLRSVILPSVAVKLSPLAISKRIPNWVNLNAFFSSFSCANSIDIFPVNNQNLPTSSDFELNVQFLRNKISPDNLIRVLDNTSDVNSAMRLFKWATLQKPFSHTADTYYQIILKLGMAGNVKEMEEFCQNMVKDRCPGFEEALLALVGTFVRHCRLNEAVRVVLNMNFGGHKPVIDAFNAVLGALVEGKRDFHDVMFVYKEMVKAGMVPTIDTLNCLLEALFEANKIESALDQFRRMNKKGCNPNGRTFEIVIKGLVEKSQVDEAVIVLGEMFELGCQPNLSFYSCTIPLFCRENKPEEGIRLFRLMRSSNFVPDSFICEALMQCLCENLGLDDAMIIAKELIESDINLSANVLVDIINGFCKLGKINEAIKFLEGKYAFETSPHNALLKGCCNAGKISVAKGLIEKMSERNMANCDSWNILIRWLSENAGIGKVYEILGKMVVSSCVPDSTTYLALVIGNCRWNKYDDALKLFNEIRAKCWVLDSVSYSKLVEGLCMVERTVEATEVFCYMSVQRCSLQSSSFNVLIKGICSTGKVSQAIKLRQMAYYSGTPCNTATHSAIMLELFKLGKAKDVLVAFSQMLVEGCSLDLEVYSTLIQSTSSLNQIKDCVFFFNMMVNEGLVPDSDRLFDLLLCIANHSQLCMVSSAMDKIISKSEILNPEIYNMLINGFLKEGNKHEACRLLDLMLEKGWVPDASTHGLLIGSVIREETGKGAFAYDNSAVQDTVSNILAEGLGKM from the exons ATGATCAGACCCATTTCTCTCGGACGAATCCCCCTCAGGTCTCTCACGCAAACCCTAACTTCTTCACTCTGTTCAAGCCCACCACAGCCACCATTTCCTTCTACTCCTCAAGCTCTCTCGTCCCCATCATTTCGCATTCTCATCTCGCGTTACTCGTACTCCTCGAAGCAGAACAAGGAGGAAGCAAACGACATCGTCTCGCTCTTCAACAGGGACGGCATAACCCCTCCCAAGCTCTTCGTTGTCCAGCCCCGCCTCCGCCCCGATACCTTCTTGCAGGCTAAGCTCAACGAAGCTGTCTGCCTCGCCAACTCTCTCGAAGAACAGCGAGATGGATACTTCGACATCGATTTCTTCGAAAAGGCCTTGCCCTCACATGTTGTTGTTCAAAACCCAGCTGCCAAAGCTCATATGGCTCGCGCAG ACACATATTTTGGGCCGGGGACAGTTGAGACTATCAAATGCAGTCTATATGGTGCTGAATCAAAG GGTGAAGTGGATGCTGTTTTTGTAAATACGATACTCTCTGGGGTTCAGCAACGGAATTTGGAG CGAGCATGGGACAAACCTGTTCTAGATCGTGTGGGTCTTATAATAGAGATATTTAATGGTCATTCATTTACAAAGGAGGCAAAGTTACAG GCTGAATTGACAACTCTAACATACAAGAAAACAAGTCTTGTTCACGTACATGGCCTAGATGGACGCTGTACTTTTGGAGCAACTGAAGAAGCTGAAGTTGTTAGTGCCCGTGG GAACCACTTTTTTGCTGAATGGAGTAACATTGCAGGAGAGGAGGTGGGGGGCGTGGCTTTATTAGTGGTGCAGGAGAAACAGAACTTCAGCTTCAGAGACGAAGGTTCGCTCCATAATACTAATGCCTCAACTATATACTGCTTCCTCATTGATCTTTATAACAGTGAAAATCCACATTG CTTGTTTGCGACAGTTGATCCTAGGTTAAGAAGTGTTATTCTTCCTTCAGTGGCTGTAAAACTCTCGCCTTTAGCTATTTCCAAGAGAATCCCCAATTGGGTCAATCTAAACGcattcttttcttcattttcctgTGCCAACAGCATTGATATTTTCCCAGTAAACAATCAGAACCTACCCACCTCATCTGATTTTGAACTAAATGTCCAGTTTTTAAGGAATAAGATTTCACCGGATAACTTGATCAGAGTTTTGGACAATACCAGCGACGTGAACTCAGCAATGAGGTTATTCAAATGGGCGACCCTCCAAAAGCCGTTCTCCCACACTGCTGATACTTATTATCAAATAATTCTGAAGTTAGGTATGGCTGGAAATGTTAAGGAGATGGAGGAGTTTTGTCAGAATATGGTCAAAGATAGATGCCCAGGTTTTGAGGAGGCTCTTTTGGCATTGGTTGGTACCTTTGTTAGGCATTGTAGGCTAAATGAAGCTGTACGGGTTGTTCTTAATATGAATTTTGGTGGTCACAAGCCTGTGATAGATGCATTTAACGCTGTATTGGGTGCTCTAGTGGAGGGGAAGAGAGACTTTCATGATGTGATGTTTGTTTATAAGGAAATGGTGAAGGCAGGAATGGTACCTACGATTGATACATTGAACTGTTTGCTGGAAGCTTTGTTTGAGGCCAATAAGATTGAGTCTGCTTTGGATCAGTTTAGGAGAATGAACAAGAAAGGGTGCAATCCTAATGGGAGGACCTTTGAGATAGTCATAAAGGGTCTTGTTGAGAAAAGCCAAGTGGATGAAGCTGTTATTGTTTTAGGTGAAATGTTTGAACTCGGCTGTCAGCCTAATTTGAGTTTCTATTCCTGCACAATACCTTTATTTTGTAGGGAAAATAAACCTGAAGAAGGGATTAGGTTGTTTCGACTGATGAGATCTTCTAATTTTGTTCCGGATTCATTCATCTGTGAGGCCTTAATGCAGTGTTTGTGTGAGAACCTTGGGCTGGATGATGCAATGATTATTGCCAAAGAGCTGATAGAAAGTGATATAAATCTGTCTGCTAATGTACTTGTGGATATAATAAATGGTTTTTGTAAATTAGGGAAAATAAATGAAGCAATAAAGTTCTTGGAAGGAAAATATGCTTTTGAAACTTCACCACACAATGCATTACTCAAAGGTTGCTGCAATGCCGGTAAAATTTCTGTGGCAAAAGGTCTGATTGAGAAAATGTCTGAGAGGAACATGGCCAACTGCGATTCTTGGAACATTCTGATCAGGTGGCTTAGCGAGAATGCAGGGATTGGAAAAGTATACGAAATTCTCGGAAAAATGGTAGTATCTTCATGTGTTCCTGACTCTACCACGTACCTGGCTCTAGTTATTGGCAATTGTAGATGGAACAAGTATGATGATGCTCTGAAGCTATTTAATGAGATTCGTGCAAAATGCTGGGTTTTGGATTCTGTATCTTATTCTAAACTAGTTGAAGGGCTTTGCATGGTTGAAAGGACTGTAGAGGCTACTGAAGTGTTTTGCTATATGTCTGTTCAAAGATGCTCCCTTCAATCTTCTTCCTTCAATGTGTTGATCAAGGGTATTTGTTCCACAGGAAAGGTCAGTCAAGCAATAAAGTTGCGACAGATGGCTTATTATTCTGGTACTCCTTGTAATACTGCAACTCACAGCGCCATTATGCTTGAGTTGTTTAAGCTAGGGAAGGCAAAAGATGTGTTAGTGGCATTCTCACAAATGCTGGTAGAGGGCTGCAGTCTTGATCTGGAAGTATATAGCACCCTCATACAAAGCACGAGTTCACTGAATCAAATAAAAGATTGCGTgttcttttttaatatgatgGTCAATGAGGGTTTGGTACCTGATTCTGATCGTCTATTTGATCTACTTTTGTGTATAGCCAACCATTCTCAGCTGTGTATGGTTTCAAGTGCAATggataaaattatttctaagtCTGAAATTCTAAATCCAGAAATTTACAACATGTTGATTAATGGCTTCTTGAAGGAGGGCAATAAACATGAAGCATGTCGATTATTGGATTTGATGTTGGAAAAAGGTTGGGTCCCAGATGCTTCCACTCATGGATTGCTGATTGGATCTGTAATTAGAGAGGAAACAGGAAAGGGGGCGTTTGCCTATGATAATTCCGCTGTACAAGATACTGTTAGTAACATACTTGCAGAGGGTTTAGGAAAAATGTGA
- the LOC122317481 gene encoding pentatricopeptide repeat-containing protein At5g64320, mitochondrial-like isoform X3: protein MIRPISLGRIPLRSLTQTLTSSLCSSPPQPPFPSTPQALSSPSFRILISRYSYSSKQNKEEANDIVSLFNRDGITPPKLFVVQPRLRPDTFLQAKLNEAVCLANSLEEQRDGYFDIDFFEKALPSHVVVQNPAAKAHMARADTYFGPGTVETIKCSLYGAESKGEVDAVFVNTILSGVQQRNLERAWDKPVLDRVGLIIEIFNGHSFTKEAKLQAELTTLTYKKTSLVHVHGLDGRCTFGATEEAEVVSARGRGGGGRGFISGAGETELQLQRRSLFATVDPRLRSVILPSVAVKLSPLAISKRIPNWVNLNAFFSSFSCANSIDIFPVNNQNLPTSSDFELNVQFLRNKISPDNLIRVLDNTSDVNSAMRLFKWATLQKPFSHTADTYYQIILKLGMAGNVKEMEEFCQNMVKDRCPGFEEALLALVGTFVRHCRLNEAVRVVLNMNFGGHKPVIDAFNAVLGALVEGKRDFHDVMFVYKEMVKAGMVPTIDTLNCLLEALFEANKIESALDQFRRMNKKGCNPNGRTFEIVIKGLVEKSQVDEAVIVLGEMFELGCQPNLSFYSCTIPLFCRENKPEEGIRLFRLMRSSNFVPDSFICEALMQCLCENLGLDDAMIIAKELIESDINLSANVLVDIINGFCKLGKINEAIKFLEGKYAFETSPHNALLKGCCNAGKISVAKGLIEKMSERNMANCDSWNILIRWLSENAGIGKVYEILGKMVVSSCVPDSTTYLALVIGNCRWNKYDDALKLFNEIRAKCWVLDSVSYSKLVEGLCMVERTVEATEVFCYMSVQRCSLQSSSFNVLIKGICSTGKVSQAIKLRQMAYYSGTPCNTATHSAIMLELFKLGKAKDVLVAFSQMLVEGCSLDLEVYSTLIQSTSSLNQIKDCVFFFNMMVNEGLVPDSDRLFDLLLCIANHSQLCMVSSAMDKIISKSEILNPEIYNMLINGFLKEGNKHEACRLLDLMLEKGWVPDASTHGLLIGSVIREETGKGAFAYDNSAVQDTVSNILAEGLGKM, encoded by the exons ATGATCAGACCCATTTCTCTCGGACGAATCCCCCTCAGGTCTCTCACGCAAACCCTAACTTCTTCACTCTGTTCAAGCCCACCACAGCCACCATTTCCTTCTACTCCTCAAGCTCTCTCGTCCCCATCATTTCGCATTCTCATCTCGCGTTACTCGTACTCCTCGAAGCAGAACAAGGAGGAAGCAAACGACATCGTCTCGCTCTTCAACAGGGACGGCATAACCCCTCCCAAGCTCTTCGTTGTCCAGCCCCGCCTCCGCCCCGATACCTTCTTGCAGGCTAAGCTCAACGAAGCTGTCTGCCTCGCCAACTCTCTCGAAGAACAGCGAGATGGATACTTCGACATCGATTTCTTCGAAAAGGCCTTGCCCTCACATGTTGTTGTTCAAAACCCAGCTGCCAAAGCTCATATGGCTCGCGCAG ACACATATTTTGGGCCGGGGACAGTTGAGACTATCAAATGCAGTCTATATGGTGCTGAATCAAAG GGTGAAGTGGATGCTGTTTTTGTAAATACGATACTCTCTGGGGTTCAGCAACGGAATTTGGAG CGAGCATGGGACAAACCTGTTCTAGATCGTGTGGGTCTTATAATAGAGATATTTAATGGTCATTCATTTACAAAGGAGGCAAAGTTACAG GCTGAATTGACAACTCTAACATACAAGAAAACAAGTCTTGTTCACGTACATGGCCTAGATGGACGCTGTACTTTTGGAGCAACTGAAGAAGCTGAAGTTGTTAGTGCCCGTGG GAGAGGAGGTGGGGGGCGTGGCTTTATTAGTGGTGCAGGAGAAACAGAACTTCAGCTTCAGAGACGAAG CTTGTTTGCGACAGTTGATCCTAGGTTAAGAAGTGTTATTCTTCCTTCAGTGGCTGTAAAACTCTCGCCTTTAGCTATTTCCAAGAGAATCCCCAATTGGGTCAATCTAAACGcattcttttcttcattttcctgTGCCAACAGCATTGATATTTTCCCAGTAAACAATCAGAACCTACCCACCTCATCTGATTTTGAACTAAATGTCCAGTTTTTAAGGAATAAGATTTCACCGGATAACTTGATCAGAGTTTTGGACAATACCAGCGACGTGAACTCAGCAATGAGGTTATTCAAATGGGCGACCCTCCAAAAGCCGTTCTCCCACACTGCTGATACTTATTATCAAATAATTCTGAAGTTAGGTATGGCTGGAAATGTTAAGGAGATGGAGGAGTTTTGTCAGAATATGGTCAAAGATAGATGCCCAGGTTTTGAGGAGGCTCTTTTGGCATTGGTTGGTACCTTTGTTAGGCATTGTAGGCTAAATGAAGCTGTACGGGTTGTTCTTAATATGAATTTTGGTGGTCACAAGCCTGTGATAGATGCATTTAACGCTGTATTGGGTGCTCTAGTGGAGGGGAAGAGAGACTTTCATGATGTGATGTTTGTTTATAAGGAAATGGTGAAGGCAGGAATGGTACCTACGATTGATACATTGAACTGTTTGCTGGAAGCTTTGTTTGAGGCCAATAAGATTGAGTCTGCTTTGGATCAGTTTAGGAGAATGAACAAGAAAGGGTGCAATCCTAATGGGAGGACCTTTGAGATAGTCATAAAGGGTCTTGTTGAGAAAAGCCAAGTGGATGAAGCTGTTATTGTTTTAGGTGAAATGTTTGAACTCGGCTGTCAGCCTAATTTGAGTTTCTATTCCTGCACAATACCTTTATTTTGTAGGGAAAATAAACCTGAAGAAGGGATTAGGTTGTTTCGACTGATGAGATCTTCTAATTTTGTTCCGGATTCATTCATCTGTGAGGCCTTAATGCAGTGTTTGTGTGAGAACCTTGGGCTGGATGATGCAATGATTATTGCCAAAGAGCTGATAGAAAGTGATATAAATCTGTCTGCTAATGTACTTGTGGATATAATAAATGGTTTTTGTAAATTAGGGAAAATAAATGAAGCAATAAAGTTCTTGGAAGGAAAATATGCTTTTGAAACTTCACCACACAATGCATTACTCAAAGGTTGCTGCAATGCCGGTAAAATTTCTGTGGCAAAAGGTCTGATTGAGAAAATGTCTGAGAGGAACATGGCCAACTGCGATTCTTGGAACATTCTGATCAGGTGGCTTAGCGAGAATGCAGGGATTGGAAAAGTATACGAAATTCTCGGAAAAATGGTAGTATCTTCATGTGTTCCTGACTCTACCACGTACCTGGCTCTAGTTATTGGCAATTGTAGATGGAACAAGTATGATGATGCTCTGAAGCTATTTAATGAGATTCGTGCAAAATGCTGGGTTTTGGATTCTGTATCTTATTCTAAACTAGTTGAAGGGCTTTGCATGGTTGAAAGGACTGTAGAGGCTACTGAAGTGTTTTGCTATATGTCTGTTCAAAGATGCTCCCTTCAATCTTCTTCCTTCAATGTGTTGATCAAGGGTATTTGTTCCACAGGAAAGGTCAGTCAAGCAATAAAGTTGCGACAGATGGCTTATTATTCTGGTACTCCTTGTAATACTGCAACTCACAGCGCCATTATGCTTGAGTTGTTTAAGCTAGGGAAGGCAAAAGATGTGTTAGTGGCATTCTCACAAATGCTGGTAGAGGGCTGCAGTCTTGATCTGGAAGTATATAGCACCCTCATACAAAGCACGAGTTCACTGAATCAAATAAAAGATTGCGTgttcttttttaatatgatgGTCAATGAGGGTTTGGTACCTGATTCTGATCGTCTATTTGATCTACTTTTGTGTATAGCCAACCATTCTCAGCTGTGTATGGTTTCAAGTGCAATggataaaattatttctaagtCTGAAATTCTAAATCCAGAAATTTACAACATGTTGATTAATGGCTTCTTGAAGGAGGGCAATAAACATGAAGCATGTCGATTATTGGATTTGATGTTGGAAAAAGGTTGGGTCCCAGATGCTTCCACTCATGGATTGCTGATTGGATCTGTAATTAGAGAGGAAACAGGAAAGGGGGCGTTTGCCTATGATAATTCCGCTGTACAAGATACTGTTAGTAACATACTTGCAGAGGGTTTAGGAAAAATGTGA
- the LOC122317481 gene encoding pentatricopeptide repeat-containing protein At3g09060-like isoform X2, whose product MIRPISLGRIPLRSLTQTLTSSLCSSPPQPPFPSTPQALSSPSFRILISRYSYSSKQNKEEANDIVSLFNRDGITPPKLFVVQPRLRPDTFLQAKLNEAVCLANSLEEQRDGYFDIDFFEKALPSHVVVQNPAAKAHMARADTYFGPGTVETIKCSLYGAESKGEVDAVFVNTILSGVQQRNLERAWDKPVLDRVGLIIEIFNGHSFTKEAKLQAELTTLTYKKTSLVHVHGLDGRCTFGATEEAEVVSAREEVGGVALLVVQEKQNFSFRDEGSLHNTNASTIYCFLIDLYNSENPHCLFATVDPRLRSVILPSVAVKLSPLAISKRIPNWVNLNAFFSSFSCANSIDIFPVNNQNLPTSSDFELNVQFLRNKISPDNLIRVLDNTSDVNSAMRLFKWATLQKPFSHTADTYYQIILKLGMAGNVKEMEEFCQNMVKDRCPGFEEALLALVGTFVRHCRLNEAVRVVLNMNFGGHKPVIDAFNAVLGALVEGKRDFHDVMFVYKEMVKAGMVPTIDTLNCLLEALFEANKIESALDQFRRMNKKGCNPNGRTFEIVIKGLVEKSQVDEAVIVLGEMFELGCQPNLSFYSCTIPLFCRENKPEEGIRLFRLMRSSNFVPDSFICEALMQCLCENLGLDDAMIIAKELIESDINLSANVLVDIINGFCKLGKINEAIKFLEGKYAFETSPHNALLKGCCNAGKISVAKGLIEKMSERNMANCDSWNILIRWLSENAGIGKVYEILGKMVVSSCVPDSTTYLALVIGNCRWNKYDDALKLFNEIRAKCWVLDSVSYSKLVEGLCMVERTVEATEVFCYMSVQRCSLQSSSFNVLIKGICSTGKVSQAIKLRQMAYYSGTPCNTATHSAIMLELFKLGKAKDVLVAFSQMLVEGCSLDLEVYSTLIQSTSSLNQIKDCVFFFNMMVNEGLVPDSDRLFDLLLCIANHSQLCMVSSAMDKIISKSEILNPEIYNMLINGFLKEGNKHEACRLLDLMLEKGWVPDASTHGLLIGSVIREETGKGAFAYDNSAVQDTVSNILAEGLGKM is encoded by the exons ATGATCAGACCCATTTCTCTCGGACGAATCCCCCTCAGGTCTCTCACGCAAACCCTAACTTCTTCACTCTGTTCAAGCCCACCACAGCCACCATTTCCTTCTACTCCTCAAGCTCTCTCGTCCCCATCATTTCGCATTCTCATCTCGCGTTACTCGTACTCCTCGAAGCAGAACAAGGAGGAAGCAAACGACATCGTCTCGCTCTTCAACAGGGACGGCATAACCCCTCCCAAGCTCTTCGTTGTCCAGCCCCGCCTCCGCCCCGATACCTTCTTGCAGGCTAAGCTCAACGAAGCTGTCTGCCTCGCCAACTCTCTCGAAGAACAGCGAGATGGATACTTCGACATCGATTTCTTCGAAAAGGCCTTGCCCTCACATGTTGTTGTTCAAAACCCAGCTGCCAAAGCTCATATGGCTCGCGCAG ACACATATTTTGGGCCGGGGACAGTTGAGACTATCAAATGCAGTCTATATGGTGCTGAATCAAAG GGTGAAGTGGATGCTGTTTTTGTAAATACGATACTCTCTGGGGTTCAGCAACGGAATTTGGAG CGAGCATGGGACAAACCTGTTCTAGATCGTGTGGGTCTTATAATAGAGATATTTAATGGTCATTCATTTACAAAGGAGGCAAAGTTACAG GCTGAATTGACAACTCTAACATACAAGAAAACAAGTCTTGTTCACGTACATGGCCTAGATGGACGCTGTACTTTTGGAGCAACTGAAGAAGCTGAAGTTGTTAGTGCCC GAGAGGAGGTGGGGGGCGTGGCTTTATTAGTGGTGCAGGAGAAACAGAACTTCAGCTTCAGAGACGAAGGTTCGCTCCATAATACTAATGCCTCAACTATATACTGCTTCCTCATTGATCTTTATAACAGTGAAAATCCACATTG CTTGTTTGCGACAGTTGATCCTAGGTTAAGAAGTGTTATTCTTCCTTCAGTGGCTGTAAAACTCTCGCCTTTAGCTATTTCCAAGAGAATCCCCAATTGGGTCAATCTAAACGcattcttttcttcattttcctgTGCCAACAGCATTGATATTTTCCCAGTAAACAATCAGAACCTACCCACCTCATCTGATTTTGAACTAAATGTCCAGTTTTTAAGGAATAAGATTTCACCGGATAACTTGATCAGAGTTTTGGACAATACCAGCGACGTGAACTCAGCAATGAGGTTATTCAAATGGGCGACCCTCCAAAAGCCGTTCTCCCACACTGCTGATACTTATTATCAAATAATTCTGAAGTTAGGTATGGCTGGAAATGTTAAGGAGATGGAGGAGTTTTGTCAGAATATGGTCAAAGATAGATGCCCAGGTTTTGAGGAGGCTCTTTTGGCATTGGTTGGTACCTTTGTTAGGCATTGTAGGCTAAATGAAGCTGTACGGGTTGTTCTTAATATGAATTTTGGTGGTCACAAGCCTGTGATAGATGCATTTAACGCTGTATTGGGTGCTCTAGTGGAGGGGAAGAGAGACTTTCATGATGTGATGTTTGTTTATAAGGAAATGGTGAAGGCAGGAATGGTACCTACGATTGATACATTGAACTGTTTGCTGGAAGCTTTGTTTGAGGCCAATAAGATTGAGTCTGCTTTGGATCAGTTTAGGAGAATGAACAAGAAAGGGTGCAATCCTAATGGGAGGACCTTTGAGATAGTCATAAAGGGTCTTGTTGAGAAAAGCCAAGTGGATGAAGCTGTTATTGTTTTAGGTGAAATGTTTGAACTCGGCTGTCAGCCTAATTTGAGTTTCTATTCCTGCACAATACCTTTATTTTGTAGGGAAAATAAACCTGAAGAAGGGATTAGGTTGTTTCGACTGATGAGATCTTCTAATTTTGTTCCGGATTCATTCATCTGTGAGGCCTTAATGCAGTGTTTGTGTGAGAACCTTGGGCTGGATGATGCAATGATTATTGCCAAAGAGCTGATAGAAAGTGATATAAATCTGTCTGCTAATGTACTTGTGGATATAATAAATGGTTTTTGTAAATTAGGGAAAATAAATGAAGCAATAAAGTTCTTGGAAGGAAAATATGCTTTTGAAACTTCACCACACAATGCATTACTCAAAGGTTGCTGCAATGCCGGTAAAATTTCTGTGGCAAAAGGTCTGATTGAGAAAATGTCTGAGAGGAACATGGCCAACTGCGATTCTTGGAACATTCTGATCAGGTGGCTTAGCGAGAATGCAGGGATTGGAAAAGTATACGAAATTCTCGGAAAAATGGTAGTATCTTCATGTGTTCCTGACTCTACCACGTACCTGGCTCTAGTTATTGGCAATTGTAGATGGAACAAGTATGATGATGCTCTGAAGCTATTTAATGAGATTCGTGCAAAATGCTGGGTTTTGGATTCTGTATCTTATTCTAAACTAGTTGAAGGGCTTTGCATGGTTGAAAGGACTGTAGAGGCTACTGAAGTGTTTTGCTATATGTCTGTTCAAAGATGCTCCCTTCAATCTTCTTCCTTCAATGTGTTGATCAAGGGTATTTGTTCCACAGGAAAGGTCAGTCAAGCAATAAAGTTGCGACAGATGGCTTATTATTCTGGTACTCCTTGTAATACTGCAACTCACAGCGCCATTATGCTTGAGTTGTTTAAGCTAGGGAAGGCAAAAGATGTGTTAGTGGCATTCTCACAAATGCTGGTAGAGGGCTGCAGTCTTGATCTGGAAGTATATAGCACCCTCATACAAAGCACGAGTTCACTGAATCAAATAAAAGATTGCGTgttcttttttaatatgatgGTCAATGAGGGTTTGGTACCTGATTCTGATCGTCTATTTGATCTACTTTTGTGTATAGCCAACCATTCTCAGCTGTGTATGGTTTCAAGTGCAATggataaaattatttctaagtCTGAAATTCTAAATCCAGAAATTTACAACATGTTGATTAATGGCTTCTTGAAGGAGGGCAATAAACATGAAGCATGTCGATTATTGGATTTGATGTTGGAAAAAGGTTGGGTCCCAGATGCTTCCACTCATGGATTGCTGATTGGATCTGTAATTAGAGAGGAAACAGGAAAGGGGGCGTTTGCCTATGATAATTCCGCTGTACAAGATACTGTTAGTAACATACTTGCAGAGGGTTTAGGAAAAATGTGA